The sequence CATGATTTTCCTCAAAGTATGCACATGTCCTTGCATAGATTATGTAGTTCTTCAAAATCCCCTCATCCACTTTTATTCCATCAATATCAATCTCCCCCAGGATTTTGAATTCCTTTGTTGCTGTTTCAATGTGGGTATTTAATATATGCTCTGCTATCTCATCATCCTTTTTTCTATCTGGTTTATCCTTCAACGGGAATATTAAATCAAACCTACTCAACAATGGGGCAGGAATGTCAATTTGCTCAATAACTCCCATGTTTGGGTCAAACCTTCCTCTCTTTGGATTGCACGCTGCTAAAACCGCACATTTTGCTGGGAGTTTAACATTTATACCTCCCTTATTAACATGAATTGTTTGGCTTTCCATCGCCTCCAAGATATATCTCATAACGTTCTTATCAACAGTTAATTCATCAATACACGCAGTCCCTTCATTTGCCCTAACAAAAACTCCTGGCTTAACTACCCATCCATCTCCAATTTCAGTGCTTTCTCTAACAACATTTGCAGTTAAACCCCCACCAGTGGCAGTTGTTACTGATGCATAGGCATTTTGAGGAAACAGTTTTGCTATCCTTCTAAGCATTGTTGATTTTCCAATCCCTGGGTCGGTTATAAGAAGAATATGACTATCCCTCCTCAATGGAGTCCCATCAGGTAAAAACTTCATGCATCCTTTTATTTGCTGTAGAAAGATGGCTTTTTTAACAATTTCATATCCTTTAATCTGCGGGATTAAGTATTGAGAAAGGATGTCGATGATTCCCCTCTTTTTTCCAAGTTCATTCAAAATCTCAATCAAATCAGGATTGTTTAATATATCTCTAACCTCAATCTTTTGATAACTCTCATTTAATTTTATGTAGTTGCTTTTAACATAAATCTCAAATACTGGTAAATTTGGTCTTGTTCTCTTCTTCATCACCATTCCTACAACATCAACTCTTCCTGAATAAATGCCCTCAGAGTTCTCCAAAAACACCTTTATACTCCTTGGTGGGTCATCAGGGTTTTTCATTAAATCAATCGGCTGTTGTATCTCTAACTCTTGGATATTTATGTAGGAAGATTCCTCCAAATCCAATTTCATCTCACTATCACAATCTTTGTTATTACATCTTATTTTTGGTAGTTCAAAGTAGTTGTGAATGGTTACGTACCTTATATTTCCACACCTTGGGCAAACATAGCATGCTTTTTTTAATAAAGCACAAACCTTACCTGCCTTTGCTATAACTCCTTCAAATTTAACCAATTTACTTATATCAGAGGATGATATATCCTCAATTCTCTTTTCACACCCAATTGGGTTTTTAAATGCAATTTGGATTTTTCCAATTTCCTTATCCTCTCCAAAGAGTTCAACATAAACCTCTCTAAATAGATAATTCAAAACATCCTCAACCTTCCTTGGATGTTCAATTATAGCATCATTTATTTCACACGCCTCTGGATAAGTTCTTAAAAATTCCTCGATATCAAATTCAAAGATATTATTTCTTATTAAGTTTGTAGATAGGATATCTCTAATAAATGCCTTTATTTTATCCCTATATAAACTTAAAAAGGTCTCTTCATCAAATTCTACCATTTTTATCACATGGGTATTTTGTGGTTTTAGTATGTAAAAATATCCTTAAAATTTTTATGATTTTATTAATTCAAATTAATAGATTTTATACATAATAAAATATAAAGTTATTTTGGGATTTTTGCACCCATATAAAATAAAAATATCCATAGCATCATAGCCAATAGTATCAAAACGGAAAGTACCATTAAACCTGGGGAATTACCAAAGACAATTGGTATAGGCCCTATCATCACGATACCTGAATATTGAATATCTTTTTTATCTTCCTCATGAGTTTTTTCAATTTTTTCACTTGGTAAAATCATACCCAATGTAACAACAAAAAATCCAATGAATATTAGAATCATCCCCAGGAATATTAGTATTGGCTTCATGGGAATCACGTTCATTTTTTTTAAAATTAAAAGAAATTATTTCCCTAATGGATAGTTTGGAGCCTCATTGGTTATAATTACATCGTGTGGATGGCTCTCTCTTTGACCACTTGGGGTTATTAAGACGAATCTTGCTTTTTCGTGCATTTCTTTTATTGTTCTCACTCCACAGTAGCCCATAGATGCCCTTAAACCACCAATAAGTTGGAATATAATCTCACTCACAGGACCTTTGTATGGAACTGCTCCTTCAACACCTTCAGGAACGAGTTTGACATGCTTCATGTGGCTTTGGAAGTATCTGTCTGCCCCTGCTCCAACTCCACCAGTCATTGCCCCCAATGAACCCATCCCCCTATATTGTTTGTATTTTCTCCCATTTATTACCATTAATTGCCCTGGGGCCTCATCAGTTCCAGCAAGTAAAGAACCGAGCATTACTGCATCTGCACCAGCAGCAATTGCCTTAGCAATATCTCCACTATATCTTATTCCTCCATCTGCAATAACAGGGACGTCATGTTCTTTTGCAACTTCAGATACTTCAGCAACTGCAGTTAACTGAGGAACTCCAACTCCAGCAACAACCCTCGTTGTGCAGATACTTCCTGGACCAATTCCAACCTTTAACACATCTGCCCCTGCTGCGATTAAATCCTCTGCAGCCTCTTTTGTAGCAATGTTTCCAACAATTAACTTTACATTTGTTCCTTCCAATTCTTTTTTGAGTATTTTTACGTGTTCAACAACCCTCATGTTGTGGGCATGGGCGCAATCTATTGCTATGGCATCAACCCCAGCATTTGCCAATGCTTTCGCTCTTTCTAAGTCATAAGGACCACATGCAGCAGCAACCAACAATCTACCTTTTTTATCTCTTGCTGCCTCTGGATATTGTTTTCTTTTTAAAATGTCCCTTAATGTAATCATTCCAATTAATTTGTTATTTTCATCGACTATTGGTAACCTTTCAATCCTGTTTTCGTACATTATGTTTAATGCCTCATCGTGAGTTATATCTTCTGTTGCTGAAACAACATCTTTTGTCATCACGTTCTTTACTTTTATGCCTTTATCTTTTACCGGTTTAATATCCCTCAATGTTATAATCCCTACCAATTTATCGTTATTATCAACAACTGGCAAACCACTCACTGAATTTTCATCCATAATCCTTACTGCTTCACCTATGCTACATTCCGGTGAGATTGTTATGACGTCTTTAACTATATACTCATCCGCTCTCTTTACAGTAGTAACTTGCTTAACTTGTTCTTCTATTGTCATGTTCCTGTGGATTACTGCAAGCCCACCTCTTCTCGCCAAAGCAATTGCCATATCTTTCTCAGAGACTGTATCCATGGCAGCGGATAAAATTGGGATATTTAACTTTAGCCCTGCCAAATTTGTTGAAACATCAGTATCCTTTGGTTCTACATAAGATACATTAGGAACCAATAAGACGTCATCAAAAGTATAAGCCATTTTAGCATTAACTATTTTATCTAAGAACACCAATATCACCTTAATAACCTTTTTCAATATATTATACTATGGAGTATAAATAATTGGTGGTAAGATGGATGTTGTGCAAATAATGTCCAAGGAGTTATTAAAAGGAGCAAAGATGCTCGGTGAGCATTGTGAAAAGTGTGGAACCCCTTTGTTTGAGAAGGATGGTGAAGTTTACTGTCCAATATGTAAAATTAAAGGAAATGAGAAGAAAACAGAATATATTTCCAAATTGAATGAGGGGAATAGACAGGAAGAAATTTTAGAAGATAAAATTAACTATCTTTTGGAGAGATTAAAGGATGAAAATGAAGTTAGTAGAATAATTGAAATAGGAAAAGCGTTAGAGATTTTATTGAGGGTTAAAGAACTTATTGAAAAATAATGTTTGGTAAGAGCAAAATTAATAAAATACTCATTTAAATATTTTTTGGTGGTAGTATGATATATAAACTCAATGGTATGTACTATGATGCAAATTCCTATTTGATTGCAGGAAAGAAGAATATCTTAATTGACCCAGGAACTCCGGGAAATTTTGAATTTTTAAAAAATCAAATAGAAGAAATTGTGAAGGATATTGATTTGATAATAAATACACACTGTCATTACGACCATGTAGGAAGTGATTATTTGTTTGAGGATTATTTTGATGTTCCAATAGTTATCCATGATTCAGAGGTTGAGCATTTAAAAAAAGGAGATGATGTTACAGTTTCATGGCTTTTTAATGCCAACCTTAATCCCCCAAGGGAGATTATTCCAATTGGCGAAGTTAAAGATGAGTTGAATAAAATTGGAATTGAAATCATACACACCCCTGGACATACAAAGGGCAGCATTTCCTTAGTATTTGAGGATAAGATGATTACTGGAGATACATTATTTGCCTATGGTGTTGGAAGATGGGATTTACCAACTGGAAGTTTGATTGAGTTAAGAACCTCTATTGAAAAACTTGAGAGAATTGCAAATCAAAAGGAACTAACTCAAATCTATCCTGGGCATGGTGAAGTTGGGGATTTAGGATCTTTTGATAGGGCAAAAATGTTCATTTAGGGGATAAAGATGATGGCAGTAATTCCAGTATCTCCACTGAATTCAGCAAAATCCCGACTATCAGAATTTTTAACAGGGGAAGAGAGAAAGTTGCTTTTGATGAATATGGTAATGGATGTTTATGGTGCATTAGAAGATTTAGATGTATGCTTGATTAGCAAGGATGATGAAATCTTGAACTTTTCAAAGGAACTTGGAATAATCCCACTAAAAGAAGAGGGAAAAGGATTAAACAATGCAATAAAGCAGGCAATTGAATCAGTAGAGGATGAGGAAGTTATGGTGACTCCTGCAGATGTTCCGTTAATAAAAAAATATCATATAAAGGAAGTTTTATCAAAGTCAAAAAGGAACGC is a genomic window of Methanotorris formicicus Mc-S-70 containing:
- the guaB gene encoding IMP dehydrogenase; its protein translation is MFLDKIVNAKMAYTFDDVLLVPNVSYVEPKDTDVSTNLAGLKLNIPILSAAMDTVSEKDMAIALARRGGLAVIHRNMTIEEQVKQVTTVKRADEYIVKDVITISPECSIGEAVRIMDENSVSGLPVVDNNDKLVGIITLRDIKPVKDKGIKVKNVMTKDVVSATEDITHDEALNIMYENRIERLPIVDENNKLIGMITLRDILKRKQYPEAARDKKGRLLVAAACGPYDLERAKALANAGVDAIAIDCAHAHNMRVVEHVKILKKELEGTNVKLIVGNIATKEAAEDLIAAGADVLKVGIGPGSICTTRVVAGVGVPQLTAVAEVSEVAKEHDVPVIADGGIRYSGDIAKAIAAGADAVMLGSLLAGTDEAPGQLMVINGRKYKQYRGMGSLGAMTGGVGAGADRYFQSHMKHVKLVPEGVEGAVPYKGPVSEIIFQLIGGLRASMGYCGVRTIKEMHEKARFVLITPSGQRESHPHDVIITNEAPNYPLGK
- a CDS encoding TIGR00304 family membrane protein yields the protein MKPILIFLGMILIFIGFFVVTLGMILPSEKIEKTHEEDKKDIQYSGIVMIGPIPIVFGNSPGLMVLSVLILLAMMLWIFLFYMGAKIPK
- a CDS encoding Sjogren's syndrome/scleroderma autoantigen 1 family protein, yielding MDVVQIMSKELLKGAKMLGEHCEKCGTPLFEKDGEVYCPICKIKGNEKKTEYISKLNEGNRQEEILEDKINYLLERLKDENEVSRIIEIGKALEILLRVKELIEK
- a CDS encoding MBL fold metallo-hydrolase gives rise to the protein MIYKLNGMYYDANSYLIAGKKNILIDPGTPGNFEFLKNQIEEIVKDIDLIINTHCHYDHVGSDYLFEDYFDVPIVIHDSEVEHLKKGDDVTVSWLFNANLNPPREIIPIGEVKDELNKIGIEIIHTPGHTKGSISLVFEDKMITGDTLFAYGVGRWDLPTGSLIELRTSIEKLERIANQKELTQIYPGHGEVGDLGSFDRAKMFI
- a CDS encoding ATP-binding protein yields the protein MVEFDEETFLSLYRDKIKAFIRDILSTNLIRNNIFEFDIEEFLRTYPEACEINDAIIEHPRKVEDVLNYLFREVYVELFGEDKEIGKIQIAFKNPIGCEKRIEDISSSDISKLVKFEGVIAKAGKVCALLKKACYVCPRCGNIRYVTIHNYFELPKIRCNNKDCDSEMKLDLEESSYINIQELEIQQPIDLMKNPDDPPRSIKVFLENSEGIYSGRVDVVGMVMKKRTRPNLPVFEIYVKSNYIKLNESYQKIEVRDILNNPDLIEILNELGKKRGIIDILSQYLIPQIKGYEIVKKAIFLQQIKGCMKFLPDGTPLRRDSHILLITDPGIGKSTMLRRIAKLFPQNAYASVTTATGGGLTANVVRESTEIGDGWVVKPGVFVRANEGTACIDELTVDKNVMRYILEAMESQTIHVNKGGINVKLPAKCAVLAACNPKRGRFDPNMGVIEQIDIPAPLLSRFDLIFPLKDKPDRKKDDEIAEHILNTHIETATKEFKILGEIDIDGIKVDEGILKNYIIYARTCAYFEENHALYLGDVDERKLKTPHLTDKAKKIIKDYYINMRKLGEGDNPIPITARQLEAIIRISEMHAKARLSRKVEEEDAKAAISIIEECLKEIAYDPETGAFDIDKVAGTPKSKMQKMDIILDIIKELSAISENNLAGEDEVIEKAQEYGISELECEDLLEKLKKNGEIFSPKFGYYRVT
- the cofC gene encoding 2-phospho-L-lactate guanylyltransferase; translated protein: MMAVIPVSPLNSAKSRLSEFLTGEERKLLLMNMVMDVYGALEDLDVCLISKDDEILNFSKELGIIPLKEEGKGLNNAIKQAIESVEDEEVMVTPADVPLIKKYHIKEVLSKSKRNAIVISPSRGGGTNLLLLNPKDVIEPRYEGFSFLKHIDEAKKRNVEVIIYDSFLISIDINTPEDLGEVFIHGEGTNTYNYLKSLGIKILPKHSSAGRFVIKR